In Halarcobacter bivalviorum, a genomic segment contains:
- a CDS encoding RluA family pseudouridine synthase: MSQIIEEDFIYIAVFEGHTRGLKPLVTFEDFAIFDKPSNLMIHPISKKTEYSLLDEIRFHLGEKANQAHRIDAETSGLVLVGKNEKVTNSLAIMFEKKEYKKSYLAIVRGKIEDEITIDKNLKKEGKAIGVKMATCSKEEGKESITMLKPLKYNEKRDLSLVEVTPITGRQHQIRIHLHSIGHTILGDPIYGIDDEIAEAYLNKTLSEEKRFEKSGSFRLWLQANYLEFSYKGIIYKIYSKNKEIYKEFDN; encoded by the coding sequence TGTTTTTGAGGGGCATACAAGAGGCTTAAAACCACTTGTTACATTTGAAGATTTTGCTATCTTTGACAAACCTTCAAACTTAATGATACACCCTATTTCAAAAAAGACAGAATATTCACTTTTAGATGAAATTAGATTCCATTTAGGAGAAAAAGCAAACCAAGCACATAGAATAGATGCAGAGACTTCAGGTTTAGTTTTAGTAGGTAAAAATGAAAAAGTTACAAACTCTTTAGCAATTATGTTTGAAAAAAAAGAGTATAAAAAATCTTATCTTGCAATTGTTAGAGGAAAAATAGAAGATGAAATAACAATAGATAAGAATCTTAAAAAAGAAGGAAAAGCAATTGGTGTTAAAATGGCTACTTGCTCAAAAGAGGAAGGTAAAGAGTCTATTACCATGTTAAAGCCTTTAAAATATAATGAGAAAAGAGACCTAAGTTTAGTAGAAGTAACTCCTATTACAGGCAGACAACATCAAATAAGAATACATTTACACTCAATTGGTCACACTATATTAGGAGATCCAATTTATGGGATAGATGATGAAATAGCTGAAGCCTATTTAAATAAAACTCTTAGTGAAGAAAAAAGATTTGAAAAAAGTGGTTCTTTTAGACTTTGGCTACAAGCAAACTATTTAGAGTTTAGTTACAAAGGAATAATATATAAAATCTATTCAAAAAATAAAGAGATATATAAAGAGTTTGATAATTAG
- a CDS encoding substrate-binding domain-containing protein: MKLWKILFILCFTSLLFAENQKKIIYLTPDLSIPFWQIISKGVEESAKKLNYDFSVYSAGNSAKQELINTMKAIKSKPSAIVISPTNSSNCVTVLNLINKAEIPVVIADVGTDSGEYLSYISSDNYHGAYKLGHALTSFMKKMKIENSSVGIIAIPQKRSNGKLRTTGFMKALNEVGIKSADMRQQIDFSFDETYKYTKDLISLNPNMKVLWLQGSDKYGGALKAIEESKKEIYLITFDAEPEFLELIPKNIIVAAGMQQPFLMGEKAVQILDSHLKGKKVDSHIELPILAVTKENIERKLPLIKRNVLGIINETK; the protein is encoded by the coding sequence TTGAAGCTATGGAAAATATTATTCATTCTTTGTTTTACAAGCCTTCTTTTTGCAGAAAATCAAAAAAAAATTATTTATCTAACACCTGATTTATCAATTCCTTTTTGGCAAATTATAAGTAAAGGGGTTGAAGAAAGTGCAAAAAAGTTAAATTATGACTTTAGTGTATATAGTGCAGGAAATAGTGCAAAACAAGAATTAATTAATACAATGAAAGCAATTAAATCAAAACCTTCTGCTATCGTAATTTCTCCTACAAACTCTTCAAATTGTGTTACAGTTTTAAATTTAATAAATAAAGCAGAAATACCTGTAGTTATAGCTGATGTAGGTACTGATTCAGGAGAATATCTCTCTTATATTTCTTCTGATAATTATCATGGAGCTTATAAATTAGGGCATGCATTAACTTCATTTATGAAAAAAATGAAAATTGAAAATAGCAGTGTAGGAATTATTGCAATTCCACAAAAAAGATCAAATGGAAAATTAAGAACAACAGGTTTTATGAAAGCTTTAAATGAAGTAGGTATAAAAAGTGCAGATATGAGGCAACAAATTGATTTTTCTTTTGATGAAACTTATAAATATACTAAAGACTTAATCTCTTTAAACCCTAATATGAAGGTTCTTTGGTTACAAGGTTCAGATAAATATGGAGGTGCTTTAAAAGCAATAGAAGAATCAAAAAAAGAGATTTATCTTATAACTTTTGATGCTGAACCAGAGTTTTTAGAGCTTATACCAAAAAATATAATAGTTGCAGCAGGAATGCAACAACCTTTTTTAATGGGAGAAAAAGCAGTTCAGATTTTAGATTCTCATTTAAAAGGTAAAAAAGTTGATAGTCATATTGAACTACCAATATTAGCTGTGACAAAAGAAAATATAGAAAGAAAACTACCTTTGATAAAAAGAAATGTATTAGGAATAATTAATGAAACAAAATAG
- a CDS encoding PAS domain S-box protein, whose product MKQNRVSIYFILFIIITLTVMFVVGLYSSYKYISTKKTMIDDVKYKSSITLSKLNNNIKDFILSYSAYEYNNLIFNEMNNQNVIAIIVNDYKMAEITGDKSFFSGKIRDERGLIIDYNGDSKSHRELISNSSYSSELYIFDDVGNQIGKIIMYNSDKEIKKKLSEIIEDNIKNVIFLSIFMTIFLFIAIRYFLLKYIFNIVKELENRNEDGIPLKFLSTDGPKEISNLSKTINEMIESIKASNTQLNELKERLLLAWDGVNDGIWDWNIKKDEAYFSKNWKSIIGYEEDELENSPKSFFDHIHEDDRELIKNHLEKHFQNPEKNPYSLEVRLRCKDGSYKWVLTRGKASLDENHNPTRMVGSHTDITARKEFERVLEEQKEQFETIFNYSKDGLAILDLQSNFLEFNDSYLNMTGFTREELLTKSCIGLSMPEDIESAKKVMSEVLENGSLVNFEKACVVKDEKIIITNMSLALLPDKKRIIISAKDVTDRKLIESQSKLASMGEMIGNIAHQWRQPLSAISTIASGIKVRSEFGAITTQDEILSDMDTIIEQTQYLSKTIDDFRNFIREGERKSDIFISTVIDKTFSILNSTIVNNNINVIINKNDDIKIDGYENELIQAFINIINNAKDALKEVENDDDKLLFIDTKVIKDEFIISIKDSAGGINEDILDKIFEPYFTTKHKSVGTGIGLSMVYQIITDHHNAKIKAFNESYKYNGKVYKGARFDIVFKID is encoded by the coding sequence ATGAAACAAAATAGAGTTTCAATTTATTTTATTCTTTTTATAATCATTACCTTAACTGTGATGTTTGTAGTTGGTTTGTATTCAAGTTACAAATATATATCTACAAAGAAAACAATGATTGATGATGTTAAATATAAATCTTCAATAACTCTTTCAAAATTAAACAACAATATTAAAGATTTTATTCTTTCATATTCAGCATATGAATACAATAATTTAATTTTTAATGAGATGAATAATCAAAATGTAATTGCAATAATTGTTAATGACTACAAAATGGCAGAAATCACAGGGGATAAAAGCTTTTTTAGTGGAAAAATTAGAGATGAAAGAGGTCTAATTATTGATTATAATGGAGACAGTAAATCCCATAGAGAGCTTATTTCAAATAGTTCATATAGTAGTGAATTATATATTTTTGATGATGTAGGCAATCAAATTGGTAAAATCATTATGTATAACTCAGATAAAGAGATTAAGAAGAAACTTAGTGAAATCATTGAAGATAATATAAAAAATGTGATTTTCTTATCAATTTTTATGACAATTTTTCTATTTATTGCTATTAGATATTTCCTATTAAAATATATTTTTAATATTGTAAAAGAGTTAGAAAATAGAAATGAAGATGGAATTCCTTTAAAGTTTTTAAGTACAGATGGACCAAAAGAGATTTCTAATTTAAGTAAAACAATAAATGAAATGATTGAATCAATTAAAGCTTCAAATACCCAATTAAATGAATTAAAAGAGAGACTTCTTCTCGCTTGGGATGGAGTAAATGATGGTATTTGGGACTGGAATATCAAAAAAGATGAAGCTTATTTCTCTAAAAACTGGAAAAGTATTATAGGTTATGAAGAGGATGAATTAGAAAATAGCCCTAAATCTTTTTTTGACCATATTCATGAAGATGATAGAGAATTAATAAAAAATCATTTAGAAAAGCATTTTCAAAATCCTGAAAAGAATCCATACTCTTTAGAAGTGAGATTAAGATGTAAAGATGGTTCTTATAAATGGGTTCTTACGAGGGGTAAAGCTTCTTTAGATGAAAATCATAATCCTACAAGAATGGTTGGTTCTCACACTGATATTACAGCGAGAAAAGAGTTTGAAAGAGTTCTTGAAGAGCAAAAAGAGCAGTTTGAAACTATTTTTAATTACTCTAAAGATGGTTTAGCGATTTTAGATTTACAGAGTAATTTCTTAGAATTTAATGATTCATATTTAAATATGACAGGCTTTACAAGAGAAGAGCTTCTTACAAAATCTTGTATTGGACTTTCTATGCCTGAAGATATAGAAAGTGCAAAAAAAGTTATGAGTGAAGTTCTAGAAAATGGTTCTTTAGTAAATTTTGAAAAAGCTTGCGTAGTAAAAGATGAAAAGATTATTATTACAAATATGTCTTTGGCTTTATTGCCTGATAAAAAAAGAATTATTATTAGTGCCAAAGATGTTACAGATAGAAAATTAATAGAGTCTCAATCAAAACTAGCCTCTATGGGGGAGATGATTGGTAATATTGCACATCAATGGAGACAACCTTTGAGTGCTATTTCTACAATAGCAAGTGGGATTAAAGTTAGAAGTGAATTTGGTGCAATTACAACGCAAGATGAGATTTTATCTGATATGGATACTATAATTGAGCAAACCCAATATCTTTCAAAAACTATTGATGATTTTAGAAACTTTATTAGAGAAGGGGAGCGGAAAAGTGATATCTTTATTTCAACAGTAATTGATAAAACTTTCTCTATCTTAAACTCTACAATTGTAAATAACAATATCAATGTAATAATAAATAAAAATGATGATATTAAAATTGATGGTTATGAAAATGAACTTATTCAAGCTTTTATAAACATAATAAATAATGCAAAAGATGCTTTAAAAGAGGTTGAAAATGATGATGACAAACTTCTTTTTATTGATACTAAAGTTATAAAAGATGAATTTATAATTAGTATTAAAGATAGTGCAGGTGGTATAAATGAGGATATTCTTGATAAGATTTTTGAGCCTTATTTTACTACAAAACATAAGAGTGTAGGTACGGGAATAGGGCTATCAATGGTTTATCAGATAATTACAGACCATCATAATGCTAAAATAAAAGCTTTTAATGAATCATATAAATATAATGGAAAAGTATATAAAGGAGCAAGGTTTGATATAGTCTTTAAAATAGACTAA
- a CDS encoding MarR family winged helix-turn-helix transcriptional regulator → MEKRYIEKFFDNMEQQKEYDVFNISLPITLIYKNNYNKNEQMFKQKYNLIHSDVDVLASLYFNGKELSPTELYSAIIFSSGGMTKVLKKLESLKYISRKENPNDKRSMLVKLEKSGEEILLNCLDDLIELKKETYNALTKKEREDLKRILKKITLSLS, encoded by the coding sequence ATGGAAAAACGATATATAGAAAAATTCTTTGATAATATGGAACAACAAAAGGAATATGACGTGTTTAATATCTCCTTACCTATTACTTTAATTTATAAAAATAATTATAATAAAAATGAGCAAATGTTTAAACAGAAATATAATTTGATACATTCAGATGTAGATGTTTTAGCCTCTTTATACTTTAATGGTAAAGAACTTTCACCTACTGAGTTATATTCTGCAATAATCTTTTCTTCTGGTGGAATGACTAAAGTTCTAAAGAAATTAGAGTCATTAAAGTATATTTCAAGAAAGGAAAATCCAAATGATAAAAGAAGTATGCTTGTAAAATTAGAAAAATCTGGAGAAGAGATATTATTAAACTGTCTTGATGACTTAATTGAATTAAAAAAAGAGACATATAATGCTTTAACTAAAAAAGAAAGAGAAGATTTAAAAAGAATTCTAAAGAAAATTACACTTAGCCTTTCATAA
- a CDS encoding transporter substrate-binding domain-containing protein: MCIKRVIFLLFFFINTLFSQPFNKAEEEWIASNPVITISMLNNFEPFSYETREVHKGFTLDIIKRIEEISGLKFEIKTSKWAEAFDNFKNKKSDVISEISFTDERSQFAIFTTPYYEIPTFIFGLKSDTTYKGVESLRGKVVAVSRGLFYIDYLKKLGIKVLELDSSFEKAQAVITGKANYFLASYTTGQKAIIDNTFFTLKVHGEFTSIKKEDLRFAVHRENAILKDILQKSLDEIEIEEFSYLAKKWISNNRFENKIDFSREEIEYIQHKEEILYSEVNWKPLSIIEDNRMKGIMGDYLDIVSKRTGLNFKFVPSSSWGDVLQKFKEKKIDLIPGAGSSPQEKSLGLVSQSYAKYPFVIVTTDKYTYLDSLVDLKDATVAVPKYYTSYNFIVKNYPEMNLIITDDIPEALLLVENGKADAFVGHIATSLYYISELHLKNLKVSGTTIFDIEHHYLIQNDYPILLSIINKAFNSISLRERKEINSNWIQTTVVEEKVDYKLIFLATFIFLIVIAVFIYRQSLLKKYNDNLKDSYNDIQSIMNSTMEAILITENRKCIEVNESAVKLFGYSSKEEMVGQDLLNFIAKDYKKLVKSKILATVKDPYELDILTADGRNIQTLGKGANLKLSGRKVRISSLIDITDIKNKEKLLIEQSKMAALGEMIGHIAHQWRQPLSVITIIATSWEVYEELGTFDKKKVLEEGKTILSNAKYLSQTIDDFRLFIKGENSSAEFNIKILIDNLIRLVSPSIQNEQIKLVLDNNIDRVLLGGQNKLLQAFINIINNSIDALKNKKDEKLLLISVKEDVNKKVVVEFKDNAGGIKEEIITKIFEPYFTTKHQSEGTGLGLYMTYSILNKIDAEIKVENSEFFHNEKKYKGVTFTITF; encoded by the coding sequence ATGTGTATAAAAAGAGTTATATTTCTTTTGTTTTTCTTTATAAATACTCTTTTTTCTCAACCTTTTAATAAAGCAGAAGAAGAATGGATAGCCTCAAATCCTGTTATAACAATTTCAATGCTTAATAATTTTGAACCTTTTTCTTATGAAACAAGAGAAGTACATAAAGGCTTTACTCTTGATATTATAAAAAGAATTGAAGAGATAAGTGGATTAAAGTTTGAAATTAAGACTTCAAAATGGGCAGAAGCTTTTGATAATTTTAAAAATAAAAAAAGTGATGTGATTTCAGAAATATCTTTTACAGATGAAAGATCTCAATTTGCAATTTTTACTACACCATACTATGAAATACCTACATTTATTTTTGGATTAAAATCTGATACAACTTATAAAGGTGTCGAGAGTTTAAGAGGTAAAGTAGTTGCTGTAAGTAGGGGACTATTTTATATTGACTATCTTAAAAAGCTTGGAATAAAAGTTTTAGAACTAGATTCAAGTTTTGAAAAAGCACAAGCTGTAATAACTGGAAAAGCAAACTATTTTTTAGCTTCATATACAACAGGACAAAAAGCAATAATTGATAATACCTTTTTTACTTTAAAAGTTCATGGGGAATTTACCTCAATAAAAAAAGAGGATTTAAGATTTGCAGTTCATAGAGAAAATGCAATTTTAAAAGATATCTTACAAAAATCTTTAGATGAAATTGAAATAGAAGAGTTCTCTTATTTAGCAAAAAAATGGATTAGTAATAATAGATTTGAAAATAAAATTGACTTTTCAAGAGAAGAAATAGAATATATTCAACACAAAGAAGAGATACTTTATAGTGAAGTGAACTGGAAGCCTTTATCAATAATTGAAGATAATAGAATGAAAGGTATTATGGGAGACTATTTAGATATTGTCTCTAAAAGAACTGGACTAAATTTTAAATTTGTACCATCTTCTTCATGGGGTGATGTTCTACAAAAATTTAAAGAAAAAAAGATTGATTTAATTCCTGGTGCTGGTTCAAGTCCACAAGAGAAGAGTTTAGGGTTAGTTTCTCAAAGTTATGCTAAATACCCTTTTGTTATAGTAACCACTGATAAATATACTTATTTAGATAGTTTAGTGGATTTAAAAGATGCTACAGTTGCTGTTCCAAAATATTATACGAGTTATAATTTTATTGTAAAAAATTATCCTGAAATGAATTTAATAATTACAGATGATATTCCAGAAGCTTTACTTTTAGTTGAAAATGGAAAGGCAGATGCTTTTGTTGGACATATTGCTACATCTTTGTATTATATTTCTGAATTACACCTAAAAAATTTAAAAGTATCAGGTACTACTATTTTTGATATAGAGCATCACTATTTAATTCAAAATGATTATCCTATCTTACTTTCAATCATAAATAAAGCTTTTAATTCTATCTCTTTAAGAGAGAGAAAAGAGATTAATTCAAATTGGATACAAACTACAGTGGTAGAAGAAAAAGTTGATTATAAACTGATTTTTTTAGCTACTTTTATCTTCTTAATAGTTATTGCAGTTTTTATCTATAGACAAAGTCTTTTAAAAAAATATAATGATAATTTAAAAGATTCATACAATGATATTCAAAGTATTATGAACTCAACTATGGAAGCTATATTAATTACTGAAAATAGAAAATGTATAGAGGTAAATGAATCTGCCGTAAAACTTTTTGGTTATAGCTCTAAAGAGGAGATGGTTGGACAAGATTTATTAAATTTTATTGCAAAAGATTATAAAAAATTAGTAAAAAGTAAAATCTTAGCAACAGTAAAAGATCCCTATGAATTAGATATTTTGACAGCAGATGGTAGAAATATTCAGACACTTGGAAAAGGTGCAAATTTAAAATTAAGTGGAAGAAAAGTAAGAATCTCTTCACTTATAGATATTACGGATATTAAAAATAAAGAGAAACTTCTAATAGAGCAATCAAAAATGGCTGCTTTAGGAGAGATGATAGGACATATTGCACACCAATGGCGACAACCATTAAGTGTAATTACTATTATTGCTACAAGTTGGGAAGTTTACGAGGAGTTAGGTACTTTTGATAAGAAAAAAGTTTTAGAAGAGGGGAAAACAATTCTTTCAAATGCAAAATATCTCTCTCAAACCATTGATGACTTTAGACTTTTTATAAAAGGTGAAAATAGTTCTGCAGAGTTTAATATTAAAATTTTAATTGATAATCTAATTAGATTAGTAAGTCCTTCAATACAAAATGAACAAATAAAATTAGTTTTAGATAACAATATTGATAGAGTATTATTAGGTGGACAAAATAAACTACTTCAAGCTTTTATAAATATCATTAATAATTCAATTGATGCCCTAAAAAATAAAAAAGATGAGAAATTATTACTAATAAGTGTAAAAGAAGATGTCAACAAAAAAGTTGTTGTAGAATTTAAAGATAATGCAGGTGGAATAAAAGAAGAAATTATTACAAAAATCTTTGAACCTTATTTTACTACAAAACACCAGTCAGAAGGTACAGGTTTAGGGCTTTATATGACTTATTCTATTTTAAATAAAATTGATGCAGAAATAAAAGTTGAAAATAGTGAATTCTTTCATAATGAAAAAAAATATAAAGGTGTTACCTTTACTATTACATTTTAA